One Falco peregrinus isolate bFalPer1 chromosome 10, bFalPer1.pri, whole genome shotgun sequence genomic window, atacaaatattttgttaatgtCAATTTGGAATCAGTACAAAATGTATCTCCAGAAATTATTCTGTTCTTTTGATAGTCAGGATTAGATATGTCCCCTGATAAactaaaaggagaaaaggcaaaacacatgaaggaaaaaacagaagaatgaaagtTGGCatacagaacattaaaaaaaagtattgattttgttttcttctgttttaaaaagataaaatggtTCCTAAACTTTACTGGTTTCATTGCTATTGTATTTGGTTTCTTTACTaagaatacattatttttcaccAATTAGAggttcagctgaagaaaattcaACCAAATTTATTCCCAAGCATAAATCTAAGCTTAGTTCACATGCCATTTCCCATCTCTGTCTTTGATTATTGCCTGGAAATATCTTTAAGCAAGCCACATATAGCAGAGACCCAAATACTGAACATTATCCAAAATCAAGTATCTCTGAAAATGCAGACACTGTAGTTAGTCTTCTTGAGAGTTCACTTGTATAGGTAAGTTTTGATTCAGAAATTCAAGAGTTCCTCATGCTTTTGTAACAGGAATGTGGACAATATCATACTTTGATATCCTGCTGCACACCTAAAAAcgtttttccttctttttctgcaatGTATCCATCATGTCATATCATGATCATGTACCACAGATTGCATTTCAGGTGTTTACTCccaatctttgttttctttccaggtcTGGTACATGGATAGTTACACTAACAATAAAATTGTCCGTGAATATAAATCAATTGCAGACTTTGTCAGTGGGGCTGAATCAAGGACATACAACCTTCCGTTCAAATGGGCAGGAACCAACCATGTTGTCTACAACGGCTCCCTCTATTTCAACAAGTATCAGAGCAACATTATCATCAAATACAGCTTTGACACTGGGCGGGTGCTTGCACAGCGTAGCCTTGAGTATGCTGGCTTTCACAATGTCTACCCTTACACCTGGGGTGGCTTTTCTGATATTGACCTGATGGCAGATGAAATTGGGCTATGGGCTGTGTATGCCACCAACCAGAATGCAGGCAATATTGTCATCAGCCAGCTAAACCAGGATACACTGGAGGTGCTGAAGAGCTGGAGCACAGGCTACCCAAAGAGAAGTGCTGGAGAATCCTTCATGATCTGTGGCACCTTGTATGTTACTAACTCTCACTTAACAGGAGCCAAGGTCTACTATTCTTATTCCACAAAAACCTCCACTTACGAGTATACAGACATTCCTTTCCATAATCAGTATTTTCATATATCCATGCTTGACTACAATGCAAGAGATAGAGCTCTCTATGCCTGGAATAATGGACATCAAGTCCTGTTTAACGTCACCCTTTTCCACGTCATTAAAACTGAAGATGacacataattttctttcccttcccgTTCCCTCACCTCCCTCCCTCAAAGCAGTGTCATTTGTGATAAACTCTAAAAGTATCCATCTCTATCAgttctttttaatttacttttcttttttcattaaggaaaagcaacattttctaCCATATAATGCATTTCAAATACAGCTGAGCCTGTCAAAAATTACCTGttggaaataaaagcatcttAACTCACGATCTTATAAGGTCTGTCAAGACCTTGTCTTGAAAAGCACTAAAGAGGATTTAAGTGGCTaaagacagtttttaaaagattatgATCTGCCTTATTTCAGAGTCAGAGACTAATGGTGGCTTAAATGCATGAATGTCTTTTTTTacctcatttttgtttttaatctatTGCTCAacttcaggaaatattttggtAGTGTCAGACATATTgcacattgtatttttttatttattccaaaaGAAAGATTCAGGAGTTTAATTTACTTGGACATGGAGTATGATTCATTTTGCCATCACCCAATTTCAGATGTGGTGCTGTACAGTATGTTTTTAAATCTCTTGCAAACATTTTATCGACAGTATGTATTTCTACCATTGTAACCACCATTGTGCAATTGTATCTCTTCACTTACGTGAAAGTAAACTAAGTactattttttataaaatatgttgAAGCTTAATTGCAGTTCTGGCTATGGGTCAATTGAAAGTGGtaaaaatctgagaaaaggTAGTTATTTCCGAGAAAGACTTCTCAGGTGCATGATCCCTGTTCTCAGCTTTGCTTGGTAGACTTACTCACCATTGGCTTTTACTGGCAAATTTGCAACTTTGAAACCTCATACCAGTTCCGTCTTTACAATTGTTTGCCCTATTCAATTTTTATCTCATGCCGCtggcttctctctctctctctctggatCTCTTTTTCGTctactttctttccttccaccACTTTATTTCCCTTATTTATACTCACTCCCCGACCTGGGCTTTACAAGGAATAATATGAAAGAGGACTACTGCCCATGCTTCAGCCCGAGCGTCTGAGTGCATCCCATATTTGCGCTGTTCTGGGGCAGCGAGGAGTTATGTTGAGTTGCTTTCCTAAATCTGCCCATCTTCTTACTCATAATAGAAGAACACTTACCTGTTGAGAAAGCTCTTCTCTGGGATGGCAGTAATCAGGGAGAAAATACAAATGAGAAGGTTCAAAGCATAAACGATCAGTGTGGCACCTGGTAGCCACCATATTGCTTGCGCTTGCTAGAAACCAGCCACAACACCTAGGCCAACCATTTGCAAAGAGGTTTGGGGGTTCCTAGCAGTAGTATTGTTATTTATGGTCAAAACCAATGCCTTTAAAAactcagtatttctgaaagctaTATGGCTCTCATTAgaaactggggggtggggtgggacaACACACggaggaggatggagatggACAGGGGGGGACacaaccaacaacaacataTTTTATTGAGAAAGAGGAATCAggtgttatttatttattttggcataaagggaaaaaagccaacatTAAGAACTAGTGTAAGACTTTCCATTAAGCTGGGATATCACATAATGCAAAAATATAGGTATCTGAAAAATTGTGTGAAAACTGTGTTCCTCACAAAATCAGAAATTCTCTTCTTTATATCCTTTGAAATTGGACTCATAGAAAAACAAGAACGTGTATGAAAATGTTCCTAtttataaacaagaaaaaaaattaaatgcactgACATTTTTCCAGATCCATTTTGAAGGCATTTGATTTGTTAATTCTTCCAACATACCAGCTAAGACCACCTTGAGTCTCAtgattgttttcattattataaatataaatgtctATATATACATTTACAAGTTTGCTTTGCAATGTAAACCCTTGTGAAGCTGAACAACAAATTGCCTTATTTTTCACACTGgttgcagaaaagaaaactacttATTAGGTTCCAAGAACTGATAAAGGGGAAAACCCAAGAAATTACATTACAACATGACCAGAGAAAAGTTACTCTCCTACTTCCATTTCCCCCCTTCTGCCTAGCTGAAATGATACCGGTTACATCTTACAGTCAGTTACACAGGATTTGGAGACACTAAGTTCAGCTAAACGGACAAATTAACCACTTCAGTCCTGCAACCAGCTTTCCTGCATTGACAACAAAACCTCCTCTGTGACACATGGAAGTGTATATGACTACtcatttaaaaagtgattttatgtCACATAGGaatgttttatgaaaacaatGTTCAGATTTTTATCAAAAGCCCTAAAACAAACCCTAACCTTTTCCTTACAGAGTAACTtcaacaaaacagctttttcacaaatgcagcattcttaaaaatattagtCAGTAGATTGAGAAATTAAACTTCCTTCTACTGTATCATCATAAACTAGAGCAACAGTCACGCCATAGGACcacttcatctgaaaaaaattgttactaCCGTGTCTTTACAAGAATTTCATACTGTGTAATTAGCATGCATACATTAGAATGTGTTGATCACAGTTCTTACAGTAAGATTAATCTCAGCTGATTTCAATGCCATTTAGTTAGCCATTTAAAGGACAACAGAATCCTATTagtcaaaggaaagaaagagacgCTACTACAGAGTGGTAGAGGTGGGTGGATAAGAGAAGTAGGAAAGGCACCTTTGAAGAGTTATTTGTCTTACTGATGAAGCCACTGTGCTAAAGCATAGACGTCATACCTAGATATAATCCTGCCCTTCTCAATTAGTAATGATGGATTGTATTCCAATActtaaacatgaaataaaaaattgcacAGCATCAATACAACAAAATCTGGTGAGACATTATCAAGGAAGTAGCGTGGCTTCCTGctaaaaagcattaatttttctgtgaatcAGTGTTGATCACCTGTCTTTTCCAGTTTGGAAAATCCCAAGTCATAGTCTCAAAAGGCTGAAAACACATgccttaaaataagaaaatttgtGTTGTAAGTTTTTTCTCCATAATTgagcagcacaagcagaaagTCTTCATAATACAGCAGGAACCTACATATATATCAGCAAGTAAAGTTTTATTCTTATAGTTGAAGCATAGGCTGTTTGAGGACATACGGGTACTGTGGGGGAAAACAAGCATTTCTCCTTAAACATGATAAAATTTATTGTAGAGCCTGTTTTAATATCTTGGTGACCTCCCACTTCAAGGGATAAGCCTATAAAAGCATGTGTCATTCCTGCACACGAAACAGAATTCTTACATTTTGCAAAGCCACGCTGCCAGCAGAGGGGGATGCACACAACCACAAATCTAGCACAGGAACATCAATCTGCCAGTTCGCCAGGCACGCCTCTCCTGGGGGAGCCTAAGGAACATGAATGATCCACACTGCAAAGCCCACAGCTTTCTCCCTGAAATGGCCTGACCATTCCCCATGACAAAAAAGGTAGAACAAACCTCCCCAGAGAAAGCCTCCTAAACAGTAATAATCTTTTATAGACCCTTCTGGCAATTTCTTCCAGTGAGTAACTACCAAGTCTATTGTTATGCACatgggctgctcagcctgcccTATCTGTCACAGTCTGCTAAGCAGACCACTGGCAGAGTGACTGTGGAGCCTACTCAGCACAGTAGTCACTGCTAGTAAAAGATGGATttcaatttgaaaattaaaagaaaatagttgaATAAGACAGAGTGATACAAAGTTTTAATCACAGATTGCTTATATCTAAGAATATTAATTTCCAGACAAGCTCAGGGGCACTAGCTGTCACTCAACTCATGGGGCTGGATCCACAACAAAGGAAGATAGGTTCTCTGTTTCAGACCACAGCCTGAATAAATCTGTTACCTGTTAATCTTTTATAATAAACAATTGCTTAGAAAACACTAGAGCAGAGATGAACGAGCCATTCACAGCAAACTATTCATCCTGTAATTTGTAACCTTTCCCAGTTCAAGAATTGCCAGGGAACAGTCAATTAATACTGATTTTCATGCTAGTCAAGATGGTTTTGGAAATCATTTGGATAGGCATATATCTTATAAATCATCCAAGCGTTCCCTGCTGTGAAACTTACTCTGTGTTCCTGGCATTGAGGAAGCAACGCTGAGCATTCAGACGTCTTTTCCACAAGAGGCCAATGAGGGCTGCAGGTGCAGAGCTTTGGGACAGAGCTGCATCTCAGCCTGTTGTGCTGACAAGCTCCCCACCGCACTAATTCTGAGGAGACCAACTCCTGCTCCATGACATTTCTAACAACCACAACCCACCAGAAGCTCACACTCAAAAGGACTCACGCATGCTTCCACAGATCATAGAGCCAAGTCCCAAAATTCACTTCCCCACCAAGAACAGAGACCATCttaccaccaaaacaaaaagcaaagcccaTTTTCTAAGCTCAGTTTTCTTCAGCAATTGTCCCATACATGACCATAAACATGCACATcaatatgcaaataaataaactaTAAAGTAAATCTAGAATTAGAGTAACAAGGTTATCTCtcccacagaaaacaaactattTAGGTTACACTGAGATCATTATTACTGGGGTTTCTATATCCAGTTACCAGGAAACTGAAGAGACATGGTACCAGCACCAAGTTGTGGAGGCTATACAAAAATGTATGCTTCATGCAGTATGGCTTTTGCTGGGCTCTAGAAAACAAATATACTACATTAACGTGATAGCTATGACCACAGATTCACAAAACTGAGATGGGGGGTGGGTTTCCTCCAAACTGCAAAGAGATCATCCACCTGATTATTCTAGTATTAAGATGAATTACCACCCTTCTTATCCATGAACTTCTCAGGACTATCAGTGCATTTAGTAAGCATTTCAAGACTTCCACATATCCCTTTTTCCTCAGAGACCTCTCAAATAAGTAGTACGCATTATATCAGACAAGCTGCAAGGGTGACAAACACAAAGGACACATCCTTTCTGCAGCTCTCATTCAAGTCAGCAGGGATTACTTATACATTTAGAGATTGGCCCCAGATATGAAAACTCTGTACTTCCTCTGAAACCACCACACAGGAAATCCTcactttgaaaatacaaatcatGTTTACTGATTTTACATCAACAGGAGTTGCACAAACTTCCCATAAAAGTGCTCAGCCTCTTAAAGACTAAGGATATTTGTCTCTGTCTCTGAAAtggaggcagggaagaaaattcGCATTTGCTTTAGAATCAGAAATTTTTGCTAGGCTCATACAGAGCTTGCCAGCTGAGCATCATCAGCAGAGCCTGTGGAGTTTTCCTGTATGTACTGCTTCAGAACactcaattaaaataattacatggCAGAAACATTTCAGCAGTCCAAGTGAAACAAAGCTTCTTCAggattttgtttcaaaaatggCAGATTTTAAACACAGACCACTATAAATGCACATAATATTTAGATCAGCTGCATTCTGCCCCCACCTTTGAGTCCACTGTACAGAGGGCCCATTTTCCCTGAAAATGATCAACTGATacaccacagcagcacaggtatGTATATGAAGGCACATGAAAATGACAGCTAACAGGTCAGATTTAGCATCTcaaaacaattaattttcctgtgctttttatGCAGGAGCTTGAATTCATATTTACACAGTTCTTACGGTGAACATGAACAGTAAGAATCCACTGGGTCAGAAATACTCGTTTTATTACTTCATCCTGCAATGACATCGTGCAGTGCTCATTTTGCTTCACC contains:
- the OLFM3 gene encoding noelin-3 isoform X3; translation: MSQSIEVLNLRTQRDFQYVLKMETQMKGLKAKFRQIEDDRKTLMTKHFQELKEKMDELLPLIPVLEQYKTDAKLITQFKEEIRNLSTVLTGIQEEIGAYDYEELHQRVLSLETRLRDCMKKLTCGKLMKITGPITVKISGTRFGAWMTDPLASEKNNRVWYMDSYTNNKIVREYKSIADFVSGAESRTYNLPFKWAGTNHVVYNGSLYFNKYQSNIIIKYSFDTGRVLAQRSLEYAGFHNVYPYTWGGFSDIDLMADEIGLWAVYATNQNAGNIVISQLNQDTLEVLKSWSTGYPKRSAGESFMICGTLYVTNSHLTGAKVYYSYSTKTSTYEYTDIPFHNQYFHISMLDYNARDRALYAWNNGHQVLFNVTLFHVIKTEDDT